A single Argentina anserina chromosome 7, drPotAnse1.1, whole genome shotgun sequence DNA region contains:
- the LOC126804082 gene encoding protein SGT1 homolog → MASDLEKQAKEAFIDDHFELAVDLYTQAISLDPNNSELYSDRAQANIKSGNLTEAVADANKAIELDASLFKAYMRKGIACMKLEEYQTAKAALELGASLALGESRFSKLIEECDKLIAEENGELPEQPMETTTTESVSSAKDVQPAEPPSDEVPIAPAKPKYRHEFYQKPEEVVVTIFAKGIPAKDVAVDFGEQILSVSIDVPGEDTYHFQPRLFGKIIPGKCRFDVLSTKVEIRLAKAEAIHWTSLEFRNDSLVPVKVNTPVIGAQRPTYPSSKPKRVDWDKLEAQVKKEEKDEKLDGDAALNKFFQDIYKDADEDTRRAMRKSFVESNGTVLSTNWKEVGTKKVEGSAPDGMEMKKWEY, encoded by the exons ATGGCTTCCGATCTCGAGAAGCAGGCCAAGGAGGCCTTCATCGACGACCACTTCGAGCTCGCCGTTGACCTCTACACCCAAGCCATCTCCCTCGACCCCAACAACTCCGAGCTCTACTCCGACCGCGCTCAGGCCAACATCAAATCCGGCAATCTCACCG AGGCGGTTGCGGACGCGAATAAGGCGATTGAGTTGGACGCGTCTTTGTTTAAGGCCTACATGCGCAAGGG AATTGCCTGCATGAAGCTCGAGGAATATCAGACCGCAAAGGCGGCGTTGGAGCTTGGGGCTTCTTTGGCACTGGGGGAATCTAGATTTTCTAAACTGATAGAAGAGTGTGACAAACTCATTGCAG AAGAAAATGGAGAGCTGCCTGAGCAACCAATGGAAACAACCACTACAGAGAGTGTTTCATCTGCAAAAGATGTCCAGCCAGCAGAGCCGCCTTCTGATGAGGTGCCAATAGCACCTGCCAAACCAAAATACAG GCATGAGTTCTACCAGAAGCCTGAAGAGGTGGTTGTGACTATATTTGCAAAGGGCATACCAGCCAAAGATGTTGCTGTTGACTTTGGTGAACAAATA TTAAGTGTCAGCATTGATGTTCCCGGGGAAGATACATATCACTTTCAGCCTCGCCTGTTTGGGAAG ATAATCCCTGGAAAGTGTAGATTTGATGTTTTGTCTACCAAAGTTGAAATTCGCCTGGCCAAAGCTGAAGCTATACATTGGACATCTCTTGAGTTCAGAAATGATAGCCTTGTTCCTGTAAAGGTTAATACTCCAG TTATTGGAGCCCAAAGGCCAACTTACCCATCCTCCAAACCAAAACGGGTAGATTGGGACAAGCTTGAAGCCCAAGTGAAGAAGGAG GAGAAAGATGAGAAGCTTGATGGCGATGCAGCTTTGAACAAATTTTTCCAAGACATATACAAGGATGCCGATGAGGACACGAGAAGGGCCATGAGAAAATCTTTT GTGGAGTCAAATGGAACTGTGCTTTCGACAAACTGGAAAGAAGTGGGCACCAAGAAGGTCGAGGGAAGTGCCCCTGATGGtatggagatgaagaaatggGAGTACTAA
- the LOC126804084 gene encoding uncharacterized protein LOC126804084, protein MQFFGGTEISPSLPAATASGNNGHMMYVFNRNGVCLLYREWNRPLHTLNAQQDHKLMFGLLFSLKSLTAKMDPTAVEKGNLGVPQLTGQGCSFHSFQTNTYKLSFMESPSGIKIILITHPRTGDLRESLKYIYNLYVEYVVKNPLYTPGTPIGCEQFNTALDQYVRSIS, encoded by the exons ATGCAATTCTTCGGCGGAACGGAGATAAGCCCGTCGCTGCCGGCGGCGACGGCGTCGGGAAACAACGGCCACATGATGTACGTGTTCAACCGTAACGGCGTCTGCTTACTCTACCGGGAATGGAACCGTCCTCTTCACACTCTCAACGCTCAACAAGATCACAAGCTCATGTTCGGCTTGCTCTTCTCCCTCAAATCCCTAACCGCCAAGATGGACCCCACCGC tGTGGAGAAAGGGAATCTAGGAGTGCCTCAATTGACCGGTCAAGGCTGCTCGTTTCATAGCTTTCAGACCAATACTTACAAGCTTAGCTTCATGGAGAGCCCCTCTGGTATTAAG ATTATATTGATTACTCACCCTAGGACTGGCGATTTACGGGAGTCTTTGAAGTACATTTACAACTTGTATGTTGAGTACGTTGTGAAGAACCCGCTCTATACTCCTGGAACACCTATCGG GTGTGAGCAATTTAATACAGCTCTTGACCAATATGTAAGGAGCATTTCCTAG